A genomic window from Triticum urartu cultivar G1812 chromosome 7, Tu2.1, whole genome shotgun sequence includes:
- the LOC125520285 gene encoding uncharacterized protein LOC125520285 isoform X2: MSWFCWYFEEASCGFTPGPEKGELGHSEGAFRNIESGCLTFYFICKGDTYEGKEPERRLDKSQCWNLFGICGNLSKG; the protein is encoded by the exons ATGAGTTGGTTCTGCTGGTATTTTGAGGAGGCAAGCTGTGGTTTTACTCCTGGCCCTGAGAAGGGTGAACTAGGCCATAGCGAGGGCGCCTTCAGGAACATCGAGTCAGGGTGCCTCACTTTCTATTTCATCTGCAAG GGTGATACGTATGAAGGAAAAGAGCCAGAGCGGCGCTTGGATAAAAGTCAGTGCTGGAATTTGTTTGGCATATGCGGAAATCTTAGTAAAG GATAA
- the LOC125520285 gene encoding uncharacterized protein LOC125520285 isoform X1 — protein MKEKSQSGAWIKVSAGICLAYAEILVKDKDAHGGEVSRGVTNEKGGRGNGHSCVRRKLYTHMCDEAGLDICINKHGDEVRVGSVDVLDKEQVDVSKHGGQCRRCSRE, from the exons ATGAAGGAAAAGAGCCAGAGCGGCGCTTGGATAAAAGTCAGTGCTGGAATTTGTTTGGCATATGCGGAAATCTTAGTAAAG GATAAGGACGCACACGGCGGTGAGGTTAGTAGGGGCGTAACAAACGAGAAGGGCGGGCGTGGCAATGGCCATTCATGTGTCAGACGAAAATTGTACACCCACATGTGTGACGAGGCTGGACTTGACATATGCATCAACAAGCATGGTGATGAGGTGAGAGTTGGAAGCGTGGATGTACTTGACAAGGAGCAAGTAGATGTGAGCAAGCATGGTGGGCAATGTCGACGATGTTCACGCGAGTGA